A window of the Lolium perenne isolate Kyuss_39 chromosome 7, Kyuss_2.0, whole genome shotgun sequence genome harbors these coding sequences:
- the LOC127317776 gene encoding inositol diphosphatase DSP2, whose product MKLEIMPKQRALEAEQREEAMEMSGLELWKHEKPPKIFPMPPLSLSAAAGACDDGTLVPPLNFAMVDDGIYRSGFPAAANFRFLKSLNLRSIVYLCPEPYPETNKEFLAKSGIKLYQFGIEGRKEPFVEIPDEKIREALKVVLDIRNQPLLIHCKRGKHRTGCVVGCMRKLHKWCLSSVFDEYQRFAAAKVRSTDLRFMELFDVSSLKHLTPSHC is encoded by the exons ATGAAGCTGGAAATCATGCCCAAGCAGAGGGCCCTGGAGGCGGAGCAGCGGGAGGAGGCCATGGAGATGAGCGGCCTCGAGCTCTGGAAGCACGAGAAGCCCCCCAAGATCTTCCCCATGCCGCCGCTGTCGCTGTCGGCGGCGGCAGGGGCCTGCGACGACGGCACGCTCGTGCCGCCGCTCAACTTCGCCATGGTCGACGACGGCATCTACCGCTCCGGCTTCCCGGCGGCCGCCAACTTCCGCTTCCTCAAGTCCCTCAACCTCCGCTCCATCGT GTACCTGTGCCCGGAGCCGTACCCGGAGACGAACAAGGAGTTCCTCGCCAAGAGTGGAATCAAGCTCTACCAGTTCGGAATCGAGGGCCGCAAG GAACCATTTGTTGAAATACCCGACGAGAAAATACGGGAAGCACtaaaagttgtcctag ACATAAGAAATCAACCGCTCCTTATTCACTGCAAGAGAGGCAAG CACCGAACTGGATGCGTCGTTGGATGCATGAGGAAGTTGCACAAATGGTGCCTATCTTCGGTCTTTGACGAGTATCAGCGCTTCGCCGCTGCGAAAGTGAGGAGCACTGATCTAAGATTCATGGAACTGTTTGACGTCTCAAGCTTGAAGCATCTGACCCCTTCACATTGTTAA